One window of Candidatus Methylocalor cossyra genomic DNA carries:
- the iscU gene encoding Fe-S cluster assembly scaffold IscU, with product MAYNEKVIDHYENPRNVGSFSKDEEGVGTGVVGAPACGDVMKLQIKVNEAGIIEDAKFKTYGCGSAIASSSLVTEWVKGKTVEEALAIKNTEIAEALALPPVKIHCSVLAEDAIKAAVNDYRAKSGLDGTGYDVCKSAA from the coding sequence ATGGCCTACAACGAGAAAGTCATCGATCACTACGAAAACCCGCGCAACGTGGGATCCTTCAGCAAGGATGAAGAGGGCGTCGGCACCGGCGTGGTAGGCGCACCCGCCTGCGGCGACGTGATGAAGCTGCAAATCAAGGTCAACGAAGCCGGCATCATCGAAGACGCCAAATTCAAGACCTACGGCTGCGGCTCGGCGATCGCCTCCAGCTCCCTGGTCACCGAATGGGTCAAGGGCAAGACCGTGGAGGAGGCCCTCGCCATCAAGAACACCGAGATCGCCGAAGCCCTGGCCCTGCCGCCGGTCAAGATTCACTGCTCGGTGCTGGCCGAAGATGCCATCAAGGCCGCGGTCAACGACTACCGGGCAAAAAGCGGCCTGGACGGGACCGGCTACGACGTCTGTAAATCCGCTGCCTAA
- a CDS encoding sensor domain-containing diguanylate cyclase, whose product MTGIIADTAAAAWFEGIPCPLLLVALDDGRLVYANRCARERLPGAPALRPDPAALARGLAQLAAQGAAAAVVELPTAAGAPLSAALGAQVVEVDGQRCAVLAVAGTDLPPAADGRHDPLPWRAVFDKAGVGIALLDLDGRFLEVNQRWRELFGLGPKELGALTPAELVADADPSRPDDAPLGALLRGEIDQCRSERCYQRRDGVAFWGDLSLSLLRDAAGAPAAVVGFLLDITPRKQAEQRLNEINARLEAQLLENHKLQAQLSDLALRDPLTGLFNRRYLEETLPRELARSLREGAPLSLVMMDIDHFKRLNDRHGHQAGDQVMKELARVLLKFMRSEDIACRFGGDEFVAILPGAPLRVAVQRAEEWRAAFRSLKVPCHGAELRCALSMGVAEFPRHGTRGDQLLSCADQALYRAKRSGRDRVVVGS is encoded by the coding sequence TTGACCGGGATAATCGCCGACACTGCCGCTGCCGCCTGGTTCGAGGGGATTCCCTGCCCCTTGCTCCTGGTGGCGCTGGACGATGGCCGCCTGGTGTACGCCAACCGTTGCGCCCGGGAGCGTTTGCCCGGGGCGCCGGCCCTCCGCCCCGATCCCGCGGCGCTGGCGCGAGGGCTCGCCCAGCTGGCCGCCCAGGGCGCCGCGGCGGCCGTGGTGGAACTGCCCACCGCCGCCGGGGCGCCGCTCTCGGCAGCGCTGGGCGCCCAGGTGGTGGAGGTGGACGGGCAGCGCTGCGCGGTGCTGGCGGTGGCGGGGACGGACCTGCCGCCGGCCGCCGATGGCCGGCATGACCCGCTGCCGTGGCGGGCGGTGTTCGACAAGGCCGGGGTCGGTATCGCGCTGCTTGACCTGGATGGCCGCTTCCTGGAGGTCAACCAGCGCTGGCGGGAGCTGTTCGGCCTCGGCCCTAAGGAGCTAGGCGCCCTCACCCCCGCCGAGCTGGTCGCCGATGCCGACCCCTCCCGCCCCGACGACGCTCCGCTCGGAGCCCTACTGCGCGGCGAAATCGACCAGTGCCGCAGCGAACGCTGCTACCAGCGGCGGGACGGCGTCGCGTTCTGGGGCGATCTTTCCCTGAGTCTGTTGCGGGATGCGGCCGGCGCCCCGGCCGCGGTGGTCGGCTTTTTGCTGGACATCACCCCGCGCAAGCAGGCGGAGCAGCGGCTCAACGAAATCAACGCCCGGCTCGAAGCGCAATTGCTGGAAAACCATAAGCTCCAGGCGCAGCTGAGCGATTTGGCGCTGCGCGATCCCCTGACCGGGCTCTTCAACCGGCGCTACCTGGAGGAGACTCTGCCCCGCGAGTTGGCCCGCTCGCTGCGGGAAGGCGCGCCGTTGAGCCTGGTGATGATGGACATCGACCACTTCAAGCGCCTGAACGATCGCCACGGCCATCAAGCCGGGGATCAAGTGATGAAGGAATTGGCCCGAGTATTGCTTAAATTTATGCGCAGCGAGGACATCGCCTGCCGGTTCGGGGGTGATGAGTTCGTCGCCATCCTCCCCGGGGCGCCGCTCCGGGTGGCGGTCCAGCGGGCGGAGGAGTGGCGGGCGGCGTTCCGCAGCCTGAAGGTGCCGTGCCACGGCGCCGAGCTCCGCTGCGCCTTGTCCATGGGCGTCGCCGAGTTTCCCCGTCACGGCACCCGCGGCGACCAGCTGCTGAGCTGCGCCGACCAAGCGCTGTACCGGGCCAAGCGGTCCGGGCGCGACCGGGTGGTGGTCGGGAGTTAA
- a CDS encoding glycoside hydrolase family 66 protein, with protein sequence MRGTGWTLVLVAGVLGFWGARAVAAGPRGEYGYLTAFHCQSDAEARGRIRTMAREFGIREFQLYDWFADYSTPTRGARWTDPFFRRREICRQTLTTYIDEIHRQGGRAWAYVQAVGAEETSWANPARQIFPLMQGGAWHWHAGRFPCYFPNGAWARHMVATWAPTIKQMGFDGIHWDTLGRLAPDYQAETGGIHDFLRTARAELRRFGLVQTLNFVDLAWWDTGVVLDLVEFPYAEVWSPGSEQNYYRAMFHPILLRRRGVIAFYPTAAMTPGWSESQVLIQRHREAARHGLLYVAIADGDRRVVNEYWPNTKPLTPEERREFSVKPAASRAPRR encoded by the coding sequence ATGCGGGGAACCGGATGGACGCTGGTCCTGGTGGCCGGGGTTTTGGGATTCTGGGGCGCGCGGGCGGTAGCCGCGGGACCGCGGGGCGAGTACGGCTATCTCACCGCCTTCCATTGCCAGAGCGACGCCGAGGCCCGTGGCCGCATCCGCACCATGGCGCGAGAGTTCGGCATCCGGGAGTTCCAGCTGTACGACTGGTTCGCCGATTACTCCACCCCAACCCGGGGGGCGCGCTGGACCGACCCCTTCTTCCGGCGCCGGGAGATCTGTCGGCAGACCTTGACCACCTACATCGACGAAATCCACCGCCAAGGTGGGCGCGCCTGGGCGTACGTGCAGGCGGTGGGCGCCGAGGAAACCTCCTGGGCCAACCCGGCGCGCCAGATCTTCCCCCTCATGCAAGGCGGTGCCTGGCATTGGCACGCCGGCCGGTTTCCCTGCTATTTCCCCAACGGTGCCTGGGCGCGCCACATGGTGGCCACCTGGGCGCCGACCATCAAGCAAATGGGCTTCGACGGTATCCACTGGGACACCCTTGGCCGGCTCGCCCCCGACTATCAGGCGGAAACCGGTGGGATCCACGACTTCCTGCGCACCGCCCGGGCGGAACTGCGGCGCTTCGGGTTGGTGCAGACCCTGAACTTCGTCGACCTGGCCTGGTGGGACACCGGGGTGGTGCTGGATCTGGTGGAGTTCCCCTATGCCGAAGTGTGGAGCCCGGGCTCCGAGCAGAACTACTACCGGGCCATGTTCCATCCCATTCTCCTGCGCCGCCGAGGGGTGATCGCCTTCTACCCCACCGCCGCCATGACGCCGGGCTGGAGCGAATCGCAGGTCCTCATCCAGCGCCACCGGGAGGCGGCCCGCCACGGGTTACTGTACGTGGCGATCGCCGACGGCGACCGGCGGGTGGTCAACGAATACTGGCCGAACACCAAACCCCTCACCCCCGAGGAGCGCCGGGAATTCAGCGTGAAGCCGGCGGCGAGCCGGGCACCGCGGAGGTGA
- a CDS encoding RelA/SpoT family protein: protein MKHSLYPADGSPQASHELLARLAADYKAEERAAIAEALELAVQARDRDTLVRPRGIDVAHIVHHLKVDAMTVKVALLSDPYLRDTLELGEIGRRFGEATAELVKKVNWLNTFDEYRPEEARQSNQTELLRRMLLAVVNDVRGVLVKLAYRLQRLRLLKDHPDEALRRKIARETLDIFAPLANRLGVGQLKWELEDLAFRYLNREEYRRLARSLAANRAEREGFIHRVITELRQALEAHGIPGRVFGRPKHIYSIHRKLERKAVPLDELYDIHAVRVIVADVATCYAVLGVVHSRWLHIPKEFDDYIANPKENGYQSLHTVVVGPEGRPVEIQIRTEAMHAFAEYGVAAHWRYKEGGEQDHALDRSINALRRLLDSKDDDQSVLENLRAELFADQIFVLTPKGEVIRLRKGATPVDFAYAIHTEVGHRCRGAKVNGRIVPLNYELHSGEKVEILTAKYGGPSLGWLDPHLGYVKTAHARNKIRQWFKQQDHERHLRAGKAILERERQKMGVKELDLDELARHFHLPKGEDLLLSVGRADIAPAQLANVLRLPGWQPPQVPVRKPPLAEKPSEEITIQGVRNLLTHLARCCGPVPGDPIIGYVTLGRGIAIHRQDCGNIVRLPAEKHGRLIDVGWGTEPEAFPVEIAVRAIDRKGLLKDITQILASEHINILRSHSVTDPSDRSVLMEITVEVADLAQLSLALDRIGAVHNVVEARRKEPG, encoded by the coding sequence ATGAAACACTCGCTCTATCCTGCCGATGGCTCCCCCCAGGCCAGCCATGAGTTGCTGGCCCGCCTAGCTGCCGACTACAAGGCCGAGGAGCGGGCGGCGATCGCCGAGGCGCTGGAGCTGGCGGTACAGGCGCGCGACCGGGACACCCTGGTCCGGCCCCGCGGTATCGATGTCGCCCACATCGTCCATCACCTCAAGGTGGACGCCATGACGGTCAAGGTGGCACTGCTCAGCGATCCTTACCTCCGGGACACCCTCGAGCTGGGCGAAATCGGTCGCCGGTTCGGCGAGGCCACCGCGGAGTTGGTCAAGAAGGTCAACTGGCTCAACACCTTCGACGAATACCGCCCGGAGGAGGCGCGGCAGTCGAACCAAACCGAGTTGCTCAGGCGCATGCTGCTCGCGGTGGTGAACGACGTGCGCGGGGTGCTGGTCAAGCTGGCCTATCGGTTGCAGCGTCTGCGCCTGCTCAAGGACCACCCGGATGAGGCCCTGCGGCGCAAGATCGCCCGGGAAACCCTGGACATCTTTGCCCCCTTGGCCAACCGGCTGGGGGTGGGACAGCTCAAATGGGAACTGGAAGACCTGGCCTTTCGCTATCTCAACCGGGAGGAGTACCGCCGTCTCGCCCGCTCGCTGGCGGCCAACCGCGCCGAGCGGGAGGGTTTCATCCACCGGGTGATCACCGAGCTGCGCCAGGCGTTGGAAGCCCATGGAATCCCCGGGCGGGTGTTCGGGCGCCCCAAGCACATCTACAGCATCCACCGCAAGCTGGAGCGCAAGGCGGTGCCCTTGGACGAACTGTACGACATCCATGCGGTGCGGGTGATCGTGGCCGATGTGGCCACCTGCTATGCCGTGCTGGGGGTGGTGCACAGCCGCTGGCTGCACATTCCCAAGGAGTTCGACGACTACATCGCCAATCCCAAGGAGAACGGCTATCAGTCCCTGCACACGGTGGTGGTGGGGCCGGAAGGACGGCCGGTGGAAATCCAGATCCGCACCGAGGCCATGCATGCCTTCGCCGAATACGGGGTGGCCGCCCACTGGCGCTACAAGGAGGGCGGCGAGCAGGACCACGCCCTGGACCGCAGCATCAACGCCCTTAGGCGGCTCTTGGACAGCAAGGACGACGACCAGTCGGTGCTGGAGAACTTGCGCGCCGAGCTGTTCGCCGACCAGATCTTCGTGCTGACCCCTAAGGGGGAGGTGATCCGGCTGCGCAAGGGGGCCACGCCAGTGGACTTCGCCTATGCCATCCACACCGAGGTGGGGCATCGCTGCCGCGGTGCCAAGGTCAATGGGCGGATAGTGCCCCTGAACTACGAGCTGCATTCCGGAGAAAAGGTGGAGATCCTCACCGCCAAGTACGGCGGCCCCAGCCTGGGTTGGTTGGATCCCCATCTCGGCTACGTGAAAACCGCCCACGCCCGCAACAAGATCCGGCAGTGGTTCAAGCAGCAGGACCACGAGCGGCACCTGAGGGCCGGCAAGGCGATCCTGGAGCGGGAGCGGCAGAAGATGGGGGTGAAGGAGTTGGACCTGGACGAACTGGCGCGGCATTTCCACTTGCCTAAGGGCGAAGATTTGCTGCTCTCGGTGGGGCGGGCCGACATCGCCCCCGCCCAGCTGGCCAATGTCCTGAGGCTGCCCGGCTGGCAGCCGCCACAGGTTCCGGTGAGAAAACCGCCGCTGGCGGAGAAGCCTAGCGAGGAGATCACCATCCAAGGGGTGCGCAATCTGCTCACCCATCTGGCGCGTTGCTGTGGGCCAGTGCCGGGCGACCCCATCATCGGCTATGTGACCTTGGGGCGGGGCATCGCCATTCACCGTCAGGATTGCGGTAACATCGTCCGCCTGCCGGCGGAAAAGCATGGCCGCTTGATCGATGTGGGCTGGGGAACCGAGCCGGAAGCCTTCCCGGTGGAAATCGCGGTGCGGGCCATCGACCGCAAGGGCTTGCTGAAGGACATCACCCAGATCCTGGCCTCCGAGCACATCAACATCCTCCGCAGCCACAGCGTCACCGATCCGTCCGACCGCTCGGTGCTGATGGAGATCACCGTGGAGGTCGCCGATCTCGCCCAGCTCAGCCTGGCCCTCGACCGCATCGGCGCGGTGCACAATGTGGTCGAGGCGCGCCGCAAGGAGCCCGGCTAA
- a CDS encoding NAD(P)/FAD-dependent oxidoreductase — translation MSNNDNKPRIVVVGGGAGGLELVTRLGRSLGRRGRAEITLIDSSRTHLWKPLLHEVAAGTLDSHDDELDYLAQASTNHFRFVLGRMNGLDRAGKRVRLAALYNAQGEEVMPERTHPYDLLVLAVGSVCNDFGIPGVAEHCLFLDTTEQAQQFQNHLLEAYFHAHALGGPQQPGQLDVAIVGGGATGIELSAQLHQATRLLSAYGLDQVKPSDIKIHLIEASPRLLPGLPERLSKATLAQLESLGIEVRLGERVTRVSREGIVTHTGRFIPAALKVWAAGIKAPEFLRDLDGLESNPINQLVVRPTLQTTRDDCIFAIGDCAACPWPEKQTTVPPRAQSAHQMANLVFRNLHRRLDGKPLLEFRYRDYGSLVSLGKYSTVGNLMGNLLGSVMIEGWIARLVYLTLYKRHQLALFGLPRVSLLLLAGFFRRRLRPKIKLH, via the coding sequence ATGAGCAACAACGACAATAAGCCCCGGATCGTGGTCGTGGGTGGCGGCGCCGGCGGCCTCGAGTTGGTGACCCGGCTCGGCCGCAGCCTGGGACGCCGGGGCCGGGCCGAAATCACCCTGATCGACAGCTCCCGCACCCACCTTTGGAAGCCCCTGCTGCACGAGGTGGCGGCCGGTACCCTGGACTCCCACGATGATGAACTGGACTACCTGGCCCAGGCCAGCACCAACCATTTCCGCTTCGTGCTCGGCCGCATGAACGGTCTGGACCGGGCCGGCAAGCGGGTACGGCTGGCCGCCCTATACAACGCCCAGGGCGAAGAAGTGATGCCGGAACGCACCCACCCCTATGACCTCCTGGTGCTGGCGGTGGGCAGCGTGTGCAATGACTTCGGCATTCCCGGGGTCGCCGAGCATTGCCTGTTCCTGGATACCACGGAGCAGGCCCAGCAGTTCCAGAACCACCTCCTGGAGGCCTATTTTCACGCCCACGCCCTCGGCGGCCCACAGCAGCCCGGTCAGCTGGACGTGGCCATCGTGGGGGGCGGGGCCACCGGCATCGAGCTATCCGCCCAGCTGCACCAGGCCACCCGCCTCCTCAGCGCCTATGGCCTCGACCAGGTCAAGCCCTCGGACATCAAGATCCACCTCATAGAAGCCTCGCCGCGCCTGTTGCCCGGATTGCCCGAGCGGCTGTCCAAGGCCACCCTGGCGCAACTGGAAAGCCTGGGCATCGAGGTGCGGTTGGGAGAACGGGTGACCCGGGTCAGCCGGGAAGGCATCGTCACCCACACCGGCCGCTTCATCCCCGCGGCCTTGAAGGTGTGGGCGGCCGGCATCAAGGCCCCGGAGTTTCTGCGCGACCTCGACGGCCTCGAATCCAACCCCATTAACCAGCTGGTGGTACGCCCCACCCTGCAAACCACGCGGGACGATTGCATCTTCGCCATCGGCGATTGCGCCGCCTGTCCCTGGCCGGAGAAGCAGACCACCGTTCCACCCCGCGCCCAGTCCGCCCACCAGATGGCGAACCTGGTGTTCCGGAATCTCCACCGCCGCCTGGACGGCAAGCCGTTGCTGGAGTTTCGCTACCGGGATTACGGCTCGCTGGTTTCCCTCGGAAAATACAGCACGGTGGGGAACCTGATGGGTAACCTCCTAGGTTCCGTCATGATCGAGGGCTGGATCGCCCGCCTGGTCTACCTAACCCTTTATAAAAGGCATCAATTGGCGCTGTTCGGGCTGCCCCGGGTGAGTTTGCTGCTGCTTGCGGGCTTTTTCCGGCGGAGATTACGGCCGAAGATCAAGCTCCATTGA
- the erpA gene encoding iron-sulfur cluster insertion protein ErpA, translating into MNAVNALADVQDLTLSPPPLVFTGNAAAKVSELIAEEGNPDLKLRVYVTGGGCSGFQYGFSFEETVAEDDTTVETDGVTLMVDPTSLQYLAGAEIDYQEGLEGSRFVIKNPNATSSCSCGSSFSVADGGA; encoded by the coding sequence ATGAACGCAGTGAATGCCCTGGCCGATGTCCAGGACCTGACCCTTTCGCCCCCGCCCCTGGTGTTCACCGGCAACGCCGCCGCCAAGGTCAGCGAGTTGATCGCCGAGGAAGGCAATCCGGACCTGAAGCTCCGGGTCTACGTCACCGGCGGCGGGTGTTCCGGATTCCAATACGGGTTCTCCTTCGAGGAAACCGTCGCCGAGGATGACACCACGGTGGAAACCGACGGGGTAACCCTGATGGTGGACCCGACCAGCCTCCAGTATTTGGCCGGGGCCGAGATCGATTACCAGGAAGGACTCGAAGGCTCGCGGTTCGTCATCAAGAACCCGAACGCCACCTCCTCCTGCAGCTGCGGCAGCTCGTTCTCGGTCGCCGATGGTGGGGCGTGA
- a CDS encoding (2Fe-2S)-binding protein, whose protein sequence is MYVCVCKAVTERQVREAIRSGAGTRRAIAARLQVGTVCGRCHRDLGELLRRGRDDLQGCPLHAATL, encoded by the coding sequence ATGTATGTGTGCGTCTGCAAAGCGGTCACCGAACGCCAAGTCCGGGAGGCGATACGGTCAGGGGCCGGTACGCGCCGGGCGATCGCCGCCCGCCTTCAGGTGGGCACCGTCTGCGGAAGGTGCCACCGCGACCTCGGTGAGCTGTTGCGCCGCGGCCGGGATGATCTCCAAGGCTGTCCGCTCCACGCCGCGACTTTGTGA
- a CDS encoding IscS subfamily cysteine desulfurase — translation MKLPIYLDYSATTPVDPRVAEKMIPFLTEAFGNPASRSHSFGWAAEKAVEEAREEVAKLVNCDPKEIIWTSGATESDNLALKGAAFFYESKGRHLVTVKTEHKAVLDTMRELETHGFEVTYLDPLPNGLLDPEAFRAALRPDTILASVMHVNNEIGVIQDIATLGAICREKGVIFHVDAAQSTGKVAIDLQALPVDLMSFSAHKTYGPKGIGALYVRRQPRVRLKAMMHGGGHERGLRSGTLATHQIVGMGEAFRLARAEMAEESARIRKLRDKLLAAVTEIEEVYINGDLEQRVPHNLNVSFNYVEGESLMMALKDIAVSSGSACTSASLEPSYVLRALGRSDELAHSSIRFTLGRYTSEADVDFAISLIREKVARLRDLSPLWEMYKEGIDLNTVQWAAAH, via the coding sequence ATGAAATTACCGATCTACCTTGATTATTCGGCGACGACCCCGGTCGACCCACGGGTGGCGGAGAAAATGATCCCCTTTTTGACCGAGGCCTTCGGTAACCCCGCCAGCCGCTCCCACAGTTTTGGCTGGGCCGCGGAAAAGGCGGTGGAAGAAGCCCGCGAGGAAGTGGCGAAGCTGGTCAACTGCGACCCCAAGGAGATCATCTGGACCTCCGGCGCCACCGAATCGGACAACCTGGCCCTCAAGGGCGCGGCATTTTTCTACGAATCGAAGGGCCGCCATCTGGTCACCGTCAAGACCGAACACAAGGCGGTGCTCGACACCATGCGGGAGCTGGAAACCCATGGCTTCGAGGTGACCTATCTCGATCCCTTGCCCAATGGCCTATTGGACCCGGAGGCGTTCCGCGCGGCGCTCCGTCCCGACACCATCCTGGCCTCGGTGATGCACGTCAACAACGAGATCGGGGTGATCCAGGACATCGCCACCCTCGGCGCCATCTGCCGGGAAAAGGGCGTGATCTTCCACGTCGACGCGGCCCAGTCCACCGGCAAGGTGGCGATCGATCTGCAGGCATTGCCGGTCGACCTGATGTCCTTTTCTGCCCATAAGACCTATGGCCCCAAGGGGATCGGCGCCTTGTACGTGCGCCGCCAGCCCCGGGTGCGCCTGAAGGCCATGATGCACGGGGGTGGCCACGAGCGGGGGCTGCGTTCCGGCACCCTGGCCACCCACCAGATCGTCGGCATGGGCGAAGCCTTCCGCCTCGCCCGCGCCGAGATGGCCGAGGAGTCGGCCCGCATCCGCAAGCTCCGGGACAAGCTGCTCGCCGCCGTCACTGAAATCGAAGAGGTTTACATCAATGGCGACTTGGAGCAGCGCGTGCCCCACAACCTCAACGTAAGCTTCAACTACGTGGAGGGCGAATCCTTGATGATGGCGCTCAAGGACATCGCCGTATCCAGCGGCTCCGCCTGCACCTCCGCCAGCCTTGAGCCTTCCTATGTGCTGCGCGCCCTAGGGCGCAGCGACGAGCTGGCGCACAGTTCCATCCGTTTTACCCTGGGCCGCTACACCAGCGAGGCGGACGTGGATTTTGCCATTTCCCTGATCCGGGAAAAGGTTGCGCGGCTGCGCGATCTTTCCCCGCTGTGGGAAATGTACAAGGAAGGCATCGACCTCAACACCGTGCAGTGGGCCGCCGCCCATTGA